One Punica granatum isolate Tunisia-2019 chromosome 3, ASM765513v2, whole genome shotgun sequence genomic window carries:
- the LOC116199046 gene encoding protein JINGUBANG-like — protein sequence MEFREKVTLWSFFDEEKKSMNNTTTSPGRVSFTRSPEHDQSQSVSGQTSPTSTPVRPMSPETPWTLSPVRMSPSQPLLYHCLASLHRHKGSILSVAVSKNFIFTGTQSRRIYAWKQPKCTDAGRIIASSGEIRALLAHGRVLFTAHGDCRVRAWGVTAMDNFQPRKLATIPQRNSLLMLPRKSPNQHKDCISCLAYNHDDKLLYTGSWDRTVKAWNLTDKRCEDSFVAHEGHITGIIINQDDGRVFTCSTDGSVKIWRRVFGESSHILTMTLKFQLSPVNALALSSSPSSCILYSGSSDGLINFWEKEKTSGRFNHGGFLQGHHFAVLCLTAVADLVFSGSEDTRIRVWRREEGNNLHSCLAVMEGHQGPVRCLAATLERESLGKGLLVYSASLDETFKVWRVNIYPTEKVSLQKQKSIVDDPKAAAVDFEMSPVLSPSWVVKKLQV from the coding sequence ATGGAATTCCGTGAGAAAGTGACACTGTGGAGCTTCTTcgatgaagaaaaaaagagtatgAACAACACCACCACATCTCCTGGTAGGGTATCCTTCACAAGGTCCCCCGAACATGATCAGTCTCAAAGTGTCTCGGGTCAAACTTCCCCTACATCCACGCCCGTCCGGCCCATGAGCCCCGAGACACCGTGGACGCTGTCACCGGTGCGGATGTCCCCTTCCCAGCCACTCCTCTACCACTGCCTGGCCTCGCTCCACCGACACAAGGGCAGCATCCTGTCAGTCGCGGTGTCAAAGAATTTCATATTCACTGGCACGCAGAGCCGGAGAATTTATGCATGGAAGCAACCAAAGTGCACCGATGCAGGTAGAATAATAGCCTCATCTGGTGAGATCCGAGCCCTCCTGGCTCATGGTAGAGTCCTGTTCACGGCGCATGGAGATTGCAGGGTCCGAGCATGGGGTGTCACGGCGATGGACAATTTCCAGCCAAGGAAGTTGGCTACAATTCCTCAGAGAAACTCATTGCTGATGCTCCCTAGGAAGAGCCCGAACCAACACAAGGACTGCATCTCTTGCCTTGCCTACAACCATGATGATAAGCTTCTGTACACGGGCTCGTGGGACAGGACAGTCAAGGCATGGAACCTCACAGACAAAAGGTGCGAGGATTCGTTCGTTGCTCACGAAGGGCACATTACTGGAATCATCATTAACCAAGATGATGGCCGTGTTTTCACTTGCTCTACTGATGGCTCGGTGAAGATATGGAGGAGGGTTTTCGGAGAAAGCTCGCATATCCTCACCATGACCCTGAAGTTTCAGCTGTCGCCCGTCAATGCCCTAGCCCTAAGCTCGTCACCGAGCAGCTGCATTCTCTACTCAGGCTCTTCCGACGGACTAATCAACTTCTGGGAGAAGGAGAAAACTTCGGGAAGGTTCAACCACGGAGGGTTCTTGCAGGGTCACCACTTCGCGGTTCTCTGCCTAACAGCTGTGGCGGATTTGGTCTTCAGCGGTTCGGAAGATACGAGGATCAGGGTTTGGAGGAGAGAGGAAGGGaacaacttgcactcttgccttgcggtgatggaaggACACCAGGGACCGGTGAGATGTTTGGCGGCCACTTTGGAGAGGGAGAGCTTAGGGAAGGGCTTGTTGGTTTACAGTGCAAGCTTGGACGAGACATTTAAGGTTTGGCGAGTTAACATATATCCGACGGAGAAGGTGAGCCTGCAAAAGCAAAAATCGATTGTAGACGACCCAAAGGCAGCTGCTGTGGATTTCGAGATGAGTCCAGTACTATCGCCTTCATGGGTGGTGAAAAAGCTGCAAGTTTAA